Proteins encoded within one genomic window of uncultured Fusobacterium sp.:
- a CDS encoding phage protein GemA/Gp16 family protein, whose protein sequence is MYPITEGQIKKIHVVKAELRLSEDEYRAILKGMFNVGSSKQLSFQQAKKLIEKLVQLYKKETTLTPAQLSRINYLASEVYKTNTYEKLKECIERNIGYSVPVASLSKKEATKIINTLEGIKKWLLKKRSTSKEIGS, encoded by the coding sequence ATGTATCCAATAACAGAAGGGCAAATAAAAAAAATACATGTAGTTAAAGCTGAACTAAGATTATCTGAAGATGAATATAGAGCAATTTTAAAAGGAATGTTTAATGTTGGGAGCTCAAAGCAATTGAGCTTCCAGCAAGCTAAAAAGTTGATTGAAAAGTTAGTGCAGTTATATAAAAAAGAAACAACTCTTACTCCTGCACAACTTAGTAGAATAAATTATTTAGCAAGTGAAGTATATAAAACAAATACATATGAAAAATTAAAAGAGTGTATTGAAAGGAATATTGGTTATTCTGTACCAGTAGCATCTCTTTCTAAGAAAGAAGCTACAAAGATTATCAATACTCTGGAGGGAATAAAGAAATGGCTATTGAAAAAGAGATCAACATCAAAAGAG